One genomic region from Leishmania panamensis strain MHOM/PA/94/PSC-1 chromosome 10 sequence encodes:
- a CDS encoding hypothetical protein (TriTrypDB/GeneDB-style sysID: LpmP.10.0970), with product MWHLPPCKSTHDITSSSLAESSSAVTPSALSEDVASLLAWGRRALQAQRQQRRVSRTSLACPDQSSVSPRPPSLWSSAASVPTPVPPGAHKHSQWLPTESLKASASTSDVLLTAVDTVHTVEQARKRLAQLEELAAANTRVFESRWALLSLGRERLLRLHGEQREVEAPSPRTREFQRLTVTAQAIVEGEASLKEILRGIHQGLAVLYQQHHNHHVEGANYPSSTRHQRNALVESNYVGSSCNSEEGAEVEEGASDSLRSLADAVVRRTRLVVNAHLQWQRARAEQQRAAAARLQQRTESERALRQQLERLKAALAEATEQETHERRRLAELRAQCAAAERAAALQYASALREEAAKEALQRLQQLQQHVTLQNDIARQELAASETRYDQAKVAYDVAISDHRAAEEALAAAQQACRDSKRRREDAESGLVQVRQALKSISDKCDALRAQRAQAAEDCTLVDEAFNQKRRARDGLLTGEKSEDSSGTPTTLPLSGSSTADSAAERYAVLQRELPRLEEHLQHIVEEVSALERTEAGLRDTLGRVMGALGLLRRQKTALEAYLASPDNGVDDATSRCGTGDGEQ from the coding sequence ATGTGGCACCTACCACCGTGCAAATCCACCCATGATAtcacttcttcctctctcgccgaGTCCTCTTCTGCCGTCACGCCATCGGCGCTGAGCGAGGATGTGGCAAGTTTGCTAGCGTGGGGCCGacgcgcgctgcaggcgcaacggcagcagcgacgggtCTCACGCACCAGTCTCGCGTGTCCTGACCAATCATCGGTGTCACCGAGGCCACCGTCACTGTGGTCCTCGGCCGCGTCCGTACCCACTCCTGTACCTCCGGGAGCCCATAAGCACTCACAGTGGCTACCTACGGAAAGTCTGAAGGCGTCGGCAAGCACCTCTGACGTCCTGCTCACAGCTGTGGATACAGTGCATACCGTTGAGCAGGCACGAAAGCGCCTCGCTCAGCTCGAGGAgttggcggcggcaaacACGCGTGTGTTCGAAAGTCGATGGGCGCTGCTGAGTCTCGGCCgcgagcggctgctgcggctgcacggTGAGCAGCGTGAGGTAGAAGCTCCATCTCCGCGCACTCGCGAGTTTCAGCGGCTTACCGTGACTGCGCAGGCCATCGTGGAGGGTGAAGCGTCGCTGAAGGAGATTTTGCGTGGAATTCATCAGGGTCTTGCCGTGTTgtaccagcagcaccacaatCATCATGTGGAAGGTGCGAACTACCCATCATCGACGCGGCATCAACGCAATGCCCTGGTGGAATCAAATTACGTGGGCAGTTCGTGCAACAGTGAAGAGGGTGCAGAAGTGGAGGAAGGCGCCTCCGACTCCCTGCGCAGTCTTGCGGATGCTGTGGTGCGTCGCACCCGCCTCGTGGTGAATGCACATCTTCAGTGGCAGAGAGCCCgcgcagagcagcaaagggcagcggcggcgcggctgcagcagcgcaccgagAGTGAAcgggcgctgcggcagcaactAGAAAGGCTGAAGGCTGCCTTGGCGGAGGCGACCGAGCAAGAGACCCACGAACGTCGCCGGCTGGCGGAGTTGCGTGCACAGTGCGCCGCGGCTGAGCGGGCCGCTGCGTTACAGTATGCCTCCGCGCTGCGAGAGGAGGCTGCTAaagaggcactgcagcgccttcagcaactgcagcagcacgtcacTTTGCAGAACGACATTGCACGTCAGGAGCTGGCGGCCAGCGAGACCCGCTATGACCAGGCGAAGGTAGCGTACGACGTGGCCATCAGTGACCAccgcgctgctgaagaggcactcgcagcagcgcaacaggCATGCCGTGACTCAAAGCGACGACGTGAGGACGCGGAGAGCGGCCTTGTGCAAGTGCGGCAGGCGCTGAAGTCGATTTCCGACAAATgcgatgcgctgcgcgcgcagCGTGCGCAGGCAGCAGAGGACTGCACTTTGGTCGACGAAGCATTCAATCAGAAACGGCGCGCGCGTGATGGCTTACTGACCGGTGAAAAAAGCGAAGATAGCAGTGGTACACCCACTACCCTCCCTCTGAGTGGCTCGAGTACAGCAGACAGTGCAGCGGAACGCTACGCGGTGCTTCAGCGAGAACTGCCGCGGTTGGAAGAGCACTTGCAGCACATCGTAGAGGAGGTGAGCGCTCTGGAACGGACCGAGGCTGGGCTACGAGACACGCTGGGAAGGGTGATGGGCGCGCTCGGCCTGTTGCGCCGACAGAAAACAGCCCTTGAGGCGTACCTTGCGTCCCCCGACAATGGCGTCGACGACGCCACTTCGCGCTGTGGCACGGGAGACGGGGAACAGTAA